GTCTCCTCAAGGTGTgagaataatttcttttttgtgaTCACTCATCAGCAATCTCAAATCGGCATAAGGTTTATATTGGCCTTAGAACCAAcgaccaaaaattacaaaatagtgCAAGGTCTCCTTAAGATATAATAACAGGCTCAGTATCTCATGATCAGCAACCTCAAATCGTGCTGGTCTCCTCAAGATAATTTATGATAATTGGCTAAAAATCATGATCAGCAACCTCAAATTGGTATAAGGTCTCTTtagagggtcattccatgtcaattcgaccaaagtttttgagtcatgtctttcaatttcgctcaagtttttttttacaatatctacccacccagtagataagaaacccgcaatcagtttggtcccagccccctcagggggtgggtggggggcttcaattattttcacatcgtCTCGAGGTGCCTACTCAACTTCAGTATCAcattcctccaaagctatgataatttgatcaaaactgatttcacagtttgaaagggtattaaattttgaactttttaagcatttttaaattttcaaaatttcaaagttgaactttcaatttgaaagttcaactttgaaattttgaaaatttcaaaatgcttaaaaagtttgacatggaatgaccctttaaGATGTGCTAATAATCTCAAAATCGAgatcagcgacctcaaattagcaTACGCTCTCCTCAAGAATTCAAGATAATTATGATAATGGACTCAGAATCACGATCAGTGACTTCACACTTGTAAAAGGCTCCCTCAAGATGTGATAATGACTTCATACTTGTGATCAGCTCGGCCTCAGGTAAGTAtccttaaaattaaataataagcTCAGAAACGTGAAAAACTGATCAACGACCTCAATAACCTCAAAATCGTAATCTACGACGCGACGTCATGGATgaagcattttacaaaaaacatgAACTTTCAGGGGTAAAAGTGCAATGTCGAATAAAATGAACGAGCTTATCGTGACCAGCGATGCtcaattagtaataatcgacccTTCGTACACCCTATTAGCTTTTCGTTGAGgtaaaaaaactcaattttcaaaagttcagaatTGCCCCTTCAAATTTGGGGTATGCAACCCGATCGACACACCAAAGTAgaactttcgaatcaatttttcaagcattagagagctttttagactgtacgaactTCACGAATGAGGGGGTTTTTGCAGACGGAGAAtccgtttccggtgttggtgctgccaaaaagctcaaagttctctCAAAAAcgaagcttttttttgaaaatgttgaactttcaggtagaaaaaagctcgatcgactaaaataaatgagcttgacgtgatcagcgatgcttaattagcgataatcgactattcgtagcATTTCGTACAGgctatttggctttcattcggccaaaaaagctcaattttgaaaaaaatggtgcaGCGCTGCAGGCGGCagaaaatggaacttctttTGTTATCGTCAAAAAGTAGTTGTAAATACACCTTTCTATATCCCAAAATCCGGATTACAAAAGAACTTCTCATTTTCACCGCCTGCAGCGCTGcatcataaaatttgaacttttgaatcaattttgcgagctttatagagctttttagactgtacgaactgtacgaatgggggggggggggtttcgcAGACGGAGAATCCGTTTCTGATGTTGGTtgtgccaaaaagctcaaagttctccggaaaatgaagctttttttctggaaagttgaactttcagtttcaaaaaagctcgatcTCTTAAAacaaacgagcttgacgtgattagcgatgcttaattagtgataatcgattCCTCGTGCGCTTCATTAGCTTTTCATTGTgacaaaaagctcaattttcaaaagttcacgTTTTTTGATATCACATTTATACATTTTATCTAATACTTGTCGGTGTTAGATGATTTTCTTATCATCTCGTCGTATGAAAAAACACATCGAACAAAGCTTTAAAACggtatttcacattttttattgttcaaaCTTAAAAAGCTCTACAAAATAgtaacaaaaatcacaaaaataaaaacacaaatatGGTAGTACATCCGCACACAGAACACTTTCAATTCAACgaagatgattaaaaaaaaggCGACGAGGCCGAGCTAATTTTCCAAACTCTTTTCCAAAATCATCGgactaattattatttttttaatccttAAAGTCGACTATGAAAAAGTAATTCTTAAATTCTCTCAACCTCATCATGTACCTTTTGACATTAAAATGAGCAAATTCGCACCTTTCTAatctgaaaaccgaaaaaaaaaacatttttaactAATACTTTTTGTTTAGTTGGAAAACGTATGCGAATCTTGAGACGTAAACCACTTTCATTCTACCTCGAAACGACATAAATACAGCAGAAGGACCCACTTTGGCAGCAAATTTACTCTTTCATTAACTTAAACTCATATCATGACACGTACTCGAACTCCTTACGAATGAACAACATCAAAATGCAACGTTTCATATACCGATTCTTCTACGTACTTCAACGACGACTGTTAAACATCATCATCGAAACCTCAACTTTCCACTACTTTTGACATCTCGAATCATCCCAAAATCCCGACCTTCAAGGTCACCACATTCCTAAGCGAGAAGCACAACTAAATAAGAGACTCGTTTATGTATTTATATGTAGAGAAAAAAGGTAAtaaaacgaatttattcaacacgaaaaacaaaaggaaaaaaagagggGGGATagaggagggaaaaaaatacaaaaggaGAGAGGAAAAATGACCACCTTAACTTTCTAATTTTGGTTTTCGAGCTTGTAAAAatggttttttcatttcgacgAAGCACACCGCGTTTGATGGATTAGATCGCGATCCGGTAAATAATACAATACTGACGCTGTTATCTTTACACTTGAGCCATAACTTTTTACACCAGCGGTCTAAGCGAGGTAAATCTTGGCCGATGTTATCGTGGTCGAAAGTCAAGTGGGCGATGGTGAGCTTGGATTCTTCGACCGATTTGTACGCTTGACGCATGATCCATCGGTTACCGTCGACTACGTTCAGTAGGTGGCAATTTTCGTCGTTCGATGTGACGTATTTGCGGTATCGTTCGATGTTCGACGGTGTGCTTATTATAATACCTgagaacaaaattgaaaatttaaatttaaaacgagAAAATAGCACGAATTCGAGTTGGAAGCTCAGTGAGGGCGAAGTTTCACAGTATTTGTGACCTATAaatggtaaaatgttgaaacaaAATTCGACAGAAGAATTCCTTTGGGTTAAATTTATGATTATTCATGGATCAGGAATATCTCAAGGCACCTTAAGGTGTCCTCAGTCATCGAAGTTTGTTTcaacaccattttcaaaaactgcagctcaaatttctgcaaaaaaaattaacgctgACTCGTACTTCTTTTGTTCTCCTTCGATAAACTATTGAATATACTAGTAGCTAAGGAACACGTattctcttcttcttttttggaaatcgaATTAATATCTTTATCGGTTAAATGCTGCCTGCCGACCATAACTGCATCTCCGAAGCATACAtctgaaaatgagaaaagaatTCGATAAAAAGACATTGAAATTAATTGGACGTGACGTGATAAGGAACCAAGAGGTTGTATTCTCACTTTGAGATAATTTTAACTGAACAAGTTTCAAAGACGAAATACTATCTTCGGCCGAATCGTGACCTTTGTTGCCTCGTTGAATTTGCAACTTGAGAAATTCCCAGGCCAGTGTTTGCAGCTTCGGTTTTCGCCAGCGTTCTCCGGATATGTTGTAAATTACACTGGTATCGATCACATAAGGGTGCATAATCTGTAATCgaagaataaaaatatgaatatcaCGTAGGATcatttcaaaagaaacaaaatctATTTCAAACATACCTTCAAGGCGTGTAAATCGATATTCAAGGAATGTCCGACCAAAATAGCATCTGCTGGTAACAAGTTGATGATATCGTTCTGGACATCTTCCAACCTCTTATCGACATTTCTCAGCATTTCTTCGGTAATTCCGGAAAATTTCGTCAGATGATCGGTGATTTTATTATAAGGTTTCACTAGAGATTCGTAAACGAcctagaaatagaaaaaaaaaaaaacacatcgataAAGCAACTAGAAAACTTGAATCAGGATCTGGTGATAATTCCGGCGACTCGATGCTTACTTCAGATTTCTCATTAACAATGGTTACTCTGGCGAGTTCGTTTTCCTTGGCAGTGGTTTGACACATCTCGCAATCGATACCGAACAATGGCGAAGTATCCGATACCTCTTGGTAGACGTCTTTAGTTAATTTATATCTGGCATAccttcgagaaaaaattacaaattagcaCATTATCATATTTTGAGAAACTAGATTGAAAATACCGTACTTACTTTTCACTTAGTTCTCCTTTGATAGGCACTGGATAACTTTCAACGACCATTTGCCATAGAGAAAGTAATAAATATGTTCTAGGAAACTTATCCGGTACGCTAGCGTTACCAACTACAGGCGGACTCTTTACTGGAAATGCTGGTTTAAATAAACGGAATACGTTCTCTTCTTTAGCTAATATTTCTTCTTCGGTGCCGAATTCTAAGCAACGagatataattttatgaaaattaacgATAATCGTAGAAGTTGATTGATTCGAGGAAGGAAATACTTACTGTGAAGGAGACTAGCTCGATCATTATCGGAAATACAGACCGCTGATAGGTCGGAGATAACGTCACCGTCGTAAGTATACGAACTAATTACTTCAACTTTGACAGAGAAATGTTTATTGAGGAATTTAAACGAGCTCTCGTTTTCTAAATAATCATCTATACTGAGTCCTTCGGCTACGATCAGGTTGACGTTTTcgattttgttgaatttctcgATAAGACACCATCTGAAACGTGAGGAGATTATGAAAACGTCGAAAAGAGCAAACAGATTTAAAATTGAGAGTATTACTCATTTCGTACGAACAAACTTACCTCGGAGACGAATTATATGGCTTGAGATACGGTCCAAATAGAAAATAAGCGAGCATATGTTGGACGTCTTTCATAAACAAAGGTATTTTATTCTCCGATGCTAAATCAATAGTAGCTTTCATACCGTCATCTCGAACACGGATTCTAGGCATTCTCTGCGAAACAGAAATTCAATCATTAGTAAAGCATTTCTTTCGCACAGATCACCGAACACTTCGAAACTCAACCTACCGTTAGATACATCTTTCTCAGCCGTAGATCACTTTTGAGTGCTGCGTATTCCATCTCTGCGAGCGAACGAGCTGGTACGGTTTGTATACTGGACGCATTCGATACTTCAACATTGCCATCTTGATCTTGGGTCTCGTTCACTGGTTTATGTCTTTTCGAAATAGGTTCTTCGGTGGCCTTCTGTTTGTCATTCGCATCGATCTTGACTTGATCATCTCTGGTATTAGATTCATCATCCGAATCACTGCTCGAATTCTCCGACTCTGCCTCCATTATCGGCGCTGCATTTGGTTTATTCTACGGAAAATCAACGTCCACATTAGTACATCTCGTTggccacataccaagcaccgtAACAACAACACAATCATCACGACACATTCTCAAATCGTAGACGAACACTAGAAACAAAAACGAAACTAACCTGCCTATCTTGATCATTCAGTTTAGCTATATTTGCTAACGCTGTAAGTTTTCGCTTTCTACTTTCAAGCCTCTTTAATTTCTTGTCGGATAATTTAGATAAGctcatat
This region of Planococcus citri chromosome 5, ihPlaCitr1.1, whole genome shotgun sequence genomic DNA includes:
- the Rexo5 gene encoding uncharacterized protein Rexo5 isoform X1; this encodes MSLSKLSDKKLKRLESRKRKLTALANIAKLNDQDRQNKPNAAPIMEAESENSSSDSDDESNTRDDQVKIDANDKQKATEEPISKRHKPVNETQDQDGNVEVSNASSIQTVPARSLAEMEYAALKSDLRLRKMYLTRMPRIRVRDDGMKATIDLASENKIPLFMKDVQHMLAYFLFGPYLKPYNSSPRWCLIEKFNKIENVNLIVAEGLSIDDYLENESSFKFLNKHFSVKVEVISSYTYDGDVISDLSAVCISDNDRASLLHKFGTEEEILAKEENVFRLFKPAFPVKSPPVVGNASVPDKFPRTYLLLSLWQMVVESYPVPIKGELSEKYARYKLTKDVYQEVSDTSPLFGIDCEMCQTTAKENELARVTIVNEKSEVVYESLVKPYNKITDHLTKFSGITEEMLRNVDKRLEDVQNDIINLLPADAILVGHSLNIDLHALKIMHPYVIDTSVIYNISGERWRKPKLQTLAWEFLKLQIQRGNKGHDSAEDSISSLKLVQLKLSQNVCFGDAVMVGRQHLTDKDINSISKKEEENTCSLATSIFNSLSKENKRSIIISTPSNIERYRKYVTSNDENCHLLNVVDGNRWIMRQAYKSVEESKLTIAHLTFDHDNIGQDLPRLDRWCKKLWLKCKDNSVSIVLFTGSRSNPSNAVCFVEMKKPFLQARKPKLES
- the Rexo5 gene encoding RNA exonuclease 5 isoform X2, whose product is MEAESENSSSDSDDESNTRDDQVKIDANDKQKATEEPISKRHKPVNETQDQDGNVEVSNASSIQTVPARSLAEMEYAALKSDLRLRKMYLTRMPRIRVRDDGMKATIDLASENKIPLFMKDVQHMLAYFLFGPYLKPYNSSPRWCLIEKFNKIENVNLIVAEGLSIDDYLENESSFKFLNKHFSVKVEVISSYTYDGDVISDLSAVCISDNDRASLLHKFGTEEEILAKEENVFRLFKPAFPVKSPPVVGNASVPDKFPRTYLLLSLWQMVVESYPVPIKGELSEKYARYKLTKDVYQEVSDTSPLFGIDCEMCQTTAKENELARVTIVNEKSEVVYESLVKPYNKITDHLTKFSGITEEMLRNVDKRLEDVQNDIINLLPADAILVGHSLNIDLHALKIMHPYVIDTSVIYNISGERWRKPKLQTLAWEFLKLQIQRGNKGHDSAEDSISSLKLVQLKLSQNVCFGDAVMVGRQHLTDKDINSISKKEEENTCSLATSIFNSLSKENKRSIIISTPSNIERYRKYVTSNDENCHLLNVVDGNRWIMRQAYKSVEESKLTIAHLTFDHDNIGQDLPRLDRWCKKLWLKCKDNSVSIVLFTGSRSNPSNAVCFVEMKKPFLQARKPKLES